Proteins encoded by one window of Streptomyces sp. LX-29:
- a CDS encoding response regulator transcription factor, whose product MREEGKITVFLLDDHEVVRRGVHELLAVEPDIEVVGEAGTAADALARIPAAHPDVAVLDVRLPDGSGVEVCREVRSRDDSIKCLMLTSFADDEALFDAIMAGASGYVLKAIRGSELLSAVRDVAAGKSLLDPVATARVLERLRDGTSPKGDERLAALTEQERRILDLIGEGLTNRAIGERLHLAEKTIKNYVSSLLSKLGMERRSQAAAYVARLQASGPSREGRRPGEGGKAG is encoded by the coding sequence GTGCGCGAAGAAGGAAAAATCACGGTATTTCTGCTCGATGACCATGAAGTAGTCCGGCGTGGCGTGCACGAGCTCCTGGCCGTGGAACCGGACATCGAGGTGGTCGGAGAGGCCGGTACCGCGGCGGACGCGCTCGCCCGCATCCCGGCCGCCCACCCCGATGTCGCCGTACTGGACGTTCGCCTGCCGGACGGCAGCGGCGTCGAGGTCTGCCGTGAGGTCCGCTCGCGTGACGACTCCATCAAGTGCCTCATGCTCACCTCCTTCGCGGACGACGAGGCCCTGTTCGACGCGATCATGGCGGGCGCCTCGGGCTATGTCCTCAAGGCCATCCGCGGCAGCGAACTGCTCTCCGCCGTACGGGACGTGGCCGCCGGGAAGTCGCTGCTGGACCCGGTCGCCACCGCGCGCGTCCTGGAGCGGCTGCGGGACGGGACCAGCCCCAAGGGCGACGAGCGGCTGGCCGCCCTCACCGAGCAGGAGCGCCGGATCCTCGACCTGATCGGCGAGGGCCTCACCAACCGCGCCATCGGCGAGCGGCTCCACCTCGCGGAGAAGACCATCAAGAACTACGTCTCCAGCCTGCTGTCGAAGCTGGGCATGGAGCGGCGCTCCCAGGCCGCGGCCTACGTCGCCCGCCTCCAGGCCTCCGGACCGTCCCGGGAGGGCCGGAGACCTGGAGAGGGCGGCAAGGCCGGCTGA
- the pdhA gene encoding pyruvate dehydrogenase (acetyl-transferring) E1 component subunit alpha, with protein sequence MTVDSPAARKPRRSSSKRASSAKQRPADEPQLVQLLTPEGKRVEHPDYSIDLTAEELRGLYRDMVLTRRFDGEATTLQRQGELGLWASLLGQEAAQIGSGRALRDDDYVFPTYREHGVAWCRGVDPTNLLGMFRGVNHGGWDPNSNNFHLYTIVIGSQTLHATGYAMGVAKDGADSAVIAYFGDGASSQGDVAEAFTFSAVYNAPVVFFCQNNQWAISEPTERQTRVPLYQRAQGFGFPGVRVDGNDVLACLAVTRAALERARTGQGPMLIEAFTYRMGAHTTSDDPTRYRTSEERELWEAKDPILRLRTLLTEEGHADEAYFAEVEAEADALAKRVREAVRSMPDPEDMAMFDHIYADGHALVDEERAAYAEYQASFVTEEGN encoded by the coding sequence GTGACCGTGGACAGCCCTGCCGCGCGCAAGCCACGCCGCAGCAGCAGCAAGCGCGCCAGCAGCGCCAAGCAACGCCCGGCGGACGAACCCCAGCTCGTCCAGCTGCTGACCCCCGAAGGCAAGCGGGTCGAGCACCCGGACTACTCCATCGACCTGACCGCCGAAGAGCTGCGCGGGCTGTACCGGGACATGGTGCTCACCCGCCGTTTCGACGGCGAGGCCACCACCCTCCAGCGCCAGGGCGAGCTGGGCCTGTGGGCCTCGCTGCTGGGCCAGGAGGCCGCGCAGATCGGCTCCGGCCGTGCGCTGCGCGACGACGACTACGTCTTCCCGACCTACCGCGAACACGGCGTCGCCTGGTGTCGGGGGGTCGACCCGACCAATCTGCTGGGCATGTTCCGCGGCGTGAACCACGGCGGCTGGGACCCCAACAGCAACAACTTCCACCTCTACACCATCGTGATCGGTTCGCAGACGCTGCACGCGACCGGATACGCGATGGGTGTGGCGAAGGACGGCGCGGACTCCGCCGTCATCGCGTATTTCGGCGACGGTGCCTCCAGCCAGGGTGATGTGGCCGAGGCGTTCACCTTCTCCGCGGTCTACAACGCGCCGGTCGTGTTCTTCTGCCAGAACAACCAGTGGGCCATCTCCGAGCCCACCGAGCGGCAGACCCGCGTTCCGCTCTACCAGCGCGCCCAGGGCTTCGGCTTCCCCGGCGTCCGGGTCGACGGCAACGACGTCCTGGCCTGCCTCGCGGTCACCAGGGCCGCCCTGGAGCGGGCCCGCACCGGCCAGGGGCCGATGCTGATCGAGGCGTTCACCTACCGGATGGGCGCCCACACCACCTCCGACGACCCCACCCGCTACCGCACCTCCGAGGAGCGGGAGCTGTGGGAGGCCAAGGACCCGATCCTGCGGCTGCGCACCCTGCTCACCGAGGAGGGCCACGCGGACGAGGCGTACTTCGCCGAGGTCGAGGCCGAGGCCGACGCGCTCGCCAAGCGGGTCCGGGAGGCCGTGCGGTCCATGCCGGACCCGGAGGACATGGCCATGTTCGACCACATCTACGCCGACGGTCACGCCCTGGTGGACGAGGAGCGCGCCGCCTACGCCGAGTACCAGGCTTCGTTCGTGACCGAGGAGGGCAACTGA